In Aspergillus fumigatus Af293 chromosome 6, whole genome shotgun sequence, the genomic window TCTTAAATGGAGAGTGTGTACAAGGGATTGAAGGGGGGTACGGCCGGTCAGCTGCACTGGAACCCTGTCTGTCAATTGAGTCTGTCCTGCTTTGCATCCACTGTCCACAGGAGCAGATTGATAGATTGAAAATCCTGCGCTCTTACTGACACTGCTTTCAGTTGCCGGCGATTCTCTTGTCGGTTTGAAATCCTTTGAACCGAATGATGTTTTCTGGATTCCTCGTGACAGGGCCGATGATGTTCTGGGGTGGCGGTGGGACGATGGGCGGCTTGCAAAGCTAGCTATATTGGAATGTGCTTGCTTGGTAGGCAGTGGCTGACTGAAGGCAAGCAATATCCTGGTGTATCAACACCAAGTCAGCACGGCCTGTTAAATGGTGCTAGAGTGATATTCTCAGGGGGATGCACCGCCGACAGGGTCATGCGTCCCTGAATCTGGAGTCTTGTCTCAGGGGCCGTGGTGGTTACTCCATCTGGCTCAGTGTCATATCCTTCCGCGGTGGCAACCCTGATCAGCTCTGTCGCCTGGCTGGTGGCTGCCAGGCGGTTCAGGAAGGCCAGTGTCCGTGACCCTTCCACCGAGGTGTCGGCAGGTTCATGCAGGGTGAGGTTGCTTTTCAAGTTCAAGTTGATTGGAAGGGGGAGTAGACATAGTATTCGACTCACTGAAAACAAGCCTCATGGCCTTGATGTGTTGTCGCGCGCCCTGACTTCAACGTTCTGCCATGTCATATGGCGTTCAATACACCATGCGGCGTAGTTGTCCAAAGCAACCTCGGCTGGTATGTTTGTCTTGTCGAGGCAGATTATAACTTCACTTGGAGTGTGCACCCATTGCCCAGGGCCCGAGTGCGCTTGATTCACTGGGTCTTTGGCTATTCTGGTTGCATTGTTGCGTACCAGACTCATCCCAGCCAACTGCTGGTTGTGTGAAGTTCACTGCTGTAGCTGCTCGACGCTTGGTCCGAGGAGCGATTATATGAGTTCTACTGCCTTTGGTCCTTCTGAGTCTGATTCATCGTATCTGTTCTTGGGGAGAATCATATCGAAGATGGCCTCCCCTGCCTGCCGACGGAGAGTGTAGGGTACAGGTTGCTCATTGTCCGAGTTGGCGAAATACTGATTTTCTATCAGAGATGTAGAATACGGAGAAGCTATACAGACCAGACGCCTGGGTCGTTTGTCTGGGGTAGGTACTGGGCTTTGTATATCTTGCATATGGGACAGTCATCAAGGGGCACGACCCCGAGCGGCCTCATATGTTCTCTGTTCCACGCTGATTCCCGGACATGGAGCTTAGATGCTCGCTCATAGAAGTCAGTGCGTTCGTCTGACAGGCTGAGGCTCAGTTGAATCCGTTTATTCTGCCTACACGGTTGGTAAGCCATGATGTTGCGAGGACGTGAGAATCGGTCGAATTGACCAAAGATGGTGGTAGCAGTTTTCCGACCAAGTTGGCCTGGGAATGCAACGGATGTGGTCTTTTAGGACATAGGCTGGGTCCAGAATGACTGTGGCTTTTGATCTTGCCATAGAGATGAACCGAGCTGTGCGTTTATAGCAATGTCTTTCCTTGCCAGTGTTGATGGTCTTCTGCGATCTTGGTGCGAATCCACGCGCCGTAACGCTGAAACTCGAGATGGCCCCGCGTGAGCCCAAGATGGGTCTTATTGAGTGGTCTAATAATGTCAGTGGAGAGCCTCGAATGTGCCGACCATGATCCGTACTACCTTGCGTTTTCTTGTTTCCAGTATGCCATGGTCGAGCGACGAggtgaggaagaggtggTAACTGTCCCTCCGCCAGAGGTATTTGCTCACCACGAATGGCGCCTCGACACGATATTCCAAGCGGTTTTGGACGGTATGTTCAGTCGCTGCGTCAGAGCTActggagaaaaaaaaagtcagtACAGTCATGAAATAGCCGGCTACGGACAACTCACTTCCGGCCAAGGAATAAGACCCCCAATCAACAGCATTGACCGGGGTCTTCAGTGCCACGCGACAAGTGCAAAATGATTGAGTCCAAAACTGTTTGATCCAGGAGATGAAACATGTGAAATAAATCTGTCCCTCTTGCTCCAGAGATGGAAAGTTGGAAAAATTGGAGAtgggcggaagaggaggaacgagCTGGAATATGTGCCGCCAGAGTGAGTGGGCTGTTGTCTATTTGGCTGGAGCCAGTGAATGCAGATGAGAATGGATCTTTGATGAATAGTGAAGTTCAATAAAGAATGAACCATCCCAGGTAGTAGTAAATCAACTCCTCAGCAAAGAAGCTGCCAGAAAAACAACAGTCAGCGTATACGAGCGCCAATCAGCCACCATCTGCAGTTGCATCGGGCAGTCCGAACCCCATGTCCCATCCCATGTAACACGAGGCTGGGCTCTGACAGCGCATTCAGTCCAACGGTTTACGGTTACACCGTCATCACAATGCTGACGCCTCTTGCAGCTACACTCACCAACCCGCTTACGCCTGATCGTACCACATTTCTAACAAACAAGCTGTATAAATAACCCGACTGAACCAGGGAACCAGTCAAACAGATCCTGTGGCACATTTCTCAGCCCAGCCCAGCCCGGTCAAAATGGAAACCTTCAAGGAAACCCTCAAGGAGACCCTTTACAACCTCCCGAAGCCACCGGCTCGCACCCGCACCAAGCCCATGCAGGTGATCTGCGTCGGCCTCCCGCGGTCCGCCACAGAGAGCCTGGCCGTCGCGCTGCGGCAGCTTGGTCTAACCCCATACCACGGGTGGGACATCTCCTTCGAAGAGAACGCGGGGTACATCGAGGGATGGGCGAAACTGGCGCGGGCAAAATGGAACGGAAAGGAGGACGGCGAGTTCCGCGTGTCGCGTGCAGAATTCGACGCGCTGCTGGGACACTGCGATGCGGTGGTGGATACAGCGGCGTCGTTCTTCGCGGCTGAGCTGGTGGAGGCGTATCCCGAGGCGTTGGTGATCTTGAACACGAGGAAGGACATGGATGCGTGGCATCGCAGTGCCATCAAGActctgctggaggagattgcGGACCGCTGGTTCCTGTGGGTGATGCGGCTGTTTTGTGCGGATCTCTTCTGGCTGTGGGAGCTGTTTGTCACGCATGGCTATCCGGGGCTGTTTCGCGGGAAGTCGGCGCGCACGGCCATCGCGAAGAACGGGAGATGGGTGTATCGCGAGTATTGTGCCATGATCCGGGGGCTGGTGGCTCCTCAGCGACTGCTGGAATGGAGTGTTGAGGATGGATGGGAGCCATTGTGCGAGGTACGTTCAGTTGCTCATGTCCACGGACGACGCTGATGGGTGGTAGTTTCTACAAAAAGATGTGCCTACAGAAGCATTCCCCAGAACCAACGATCCGACTAAATTCGCGGGTAATGTGGAACGAGTGCTCAAGCCACGGTATATGAGGGCATTCCGCAACTTGGTGCTGACGGTGAGTTCGACGGTGGTGTTGACCACCGCGATTGTGCTGGGCGTGCGTGGGGGAGGAGTGAGCCTGAACTCGATTCGAGACGCTGGTCTGTTTAGTCTCTAGGATAGAGGAGATGTCTGACTCTTAGCTGTCTACGGACTAGTGAGTGGAGATGTGATCCCATTTGAGCACATTATCTGTTTCTTTGCTTGGCGTTGTCATTTCGTCGCATCTCCGGGTTACAGATCAACATCTTATACATATCTACTCTACCTCTATGATGACACTGAGTCTATACGTGAACGCATTCTACCATTCTACCCAACTTGATCCACACCATGAAGCATCCGAAGAACAGATTGCAACAACTGACTGAACATTCCAACAACAAAAGTGGAAATCTCCACACGCGGAAAACTTGGCAACGCCGTTGAGCAGATTTCCTTCTTGGCAGCCCACTCTCTTGTCGCATCTAGATTTGCTGTCTGTGTCGGTCGAGTATAAGATCGCTCATGGCTTCCATCTGTCTGTCATGGCGTTTGCCTCGCAGTAGCAGGAGTCAAGATGCTCTCCTCACGCGCCCACTATATGGACATCCCCGATTCCGGCCCCGGGGTCGAGCATCACTGGGGTTACTACAACCGCCAACTCCCATGCACCACCGACAAGGGCAAATGCGACTATCTCGACACGGTGTATCATTCGCATGATCTGTCCATTCTCTACAGTGCCATTCTCTGGGGTGTAATTCTCGGTGTGTTGGTGCTCTGCGCGTTGAGACGGCTCATCCGCGTCCGTCGCACATCGCATCCTTGCCCTCAAGATGCAGAGACGGGAAAGAATCCGCCTCAGAGCTTCATCTACCGCTGTCAACAATCCCTCAAATCAGCCTACCaccgccatcttcttcgaggatGGCTCCCCGGCATATTCGGCCACACAACCggcttcaacatcctcgtcctGCTCATCCTAATCGCCTAcctcaccatcttctcctttgtcGGCATCGTCTACAAAACCTGGTACAGCCCCGTCAAAGGCTATCCCAACCTGCATCAGACCCGCGTGGGGCTCGGGCCCTGGGCGGACCGGCTCGGAGTGCTAGCCTATGCCCTCACTCCGCTGGCCGTCCTCCTGTCCACGCGCGAGTCCCTTCTCTCGCTGCTGACCGGCATCCCGCACCAccacttcctcttcctccaccgcTGGCTCGGTTACATCATTTACATTCAGGCCGTCCTGCACACCATCGGCTGGACCGTCATCGAGGGCAAGCTCTACCAACCGCAGCCCTCCACGTGGAACGAGTTCATCGCACAAGAGTACATGATCTGGGGGGTCGTCGCCATGATCTTGCTTTCGTTCTTGGTTTTCTGCTCCGCGCAATGGTGCGTCCGATTGACGGGGTACGAATTCTTCCGCAAGTCGCACTATGTCGTGGCCATGGTCTATGTCGGCGCCTGCTGGGGCCACTGGGCCATGCTGTCCTGCTGGATGATCGCCTCGTTGACAGTCTGGCTGTTAGACCGGGGTGTGCGTCTCCTGCGCACTGCCCTCCTACATACCACCGCGTCGGGCAACCTGCGCATGCACATCCCCTCGGCGCAAATAACCTCCTTCCCCAACGACACAGACAGCGACGTCATCAGACTCGATTTCACCCTCTCGTACCACCCCTGGTCCATCGGCCAGCACTTCTACCTCTGCTTCCCAGACCTCAGTATCTGGCAATCCCACCCCATGACGCCCTGCAGCGTCCCTACACCCGGCCGCGAGCAAACACACACATACATCATCCGCGCGAAGGCCGGCCTGACGCGCCAGCTCGCTCTTCTGGCCCGAAGCGACCAGCCCTCAACATCCATTGTGCTGGCCGGACCATACGGCCAGTCCATCCTAAGCACTGAACTCCTGCAAAAGGACGTCAACATCCTCTGCATCGCAGGCGGCACAGGCGTGACTTTCGTCCTGCCCGTCCTACTTCAACTATCCCGCCAGACAGGCTTCGCGTCCCGAAGGGGTCTAGTCGAATTCATCTGGGTCATCCGCCGCAAGGCAGATATGGAGTGTCTCCAGTCCGAGATGGACGAGCTGGTGGCTGCCGCGGAGCTGTGCGCCAATTTCCGGAGTAGGGTGTTTGTCACGCGTGAGGGCGACGCCAGCACCCAGGCCAAAGCGCaggacttggagaagaaagtCCTCGTCAGCGACGCCATGCAGCGGACTGAGTCTACTGCCTCCCAAGACGGGGAGGCGCCATTTACCGTGCAATGCATGGGCTCCAACTCCGGTGACGGTGGCTTTGCCGGGGTGGATCGACATCCTGATGTTGCCTCACATGTTACTGATTTCGTGGCGAGGACGGTACGCGGCCCCACGCGCGTGCTTGCTAGTGGTCCGACGGGACTTGTGACAGATTTGCGGAGGGCGATTGCGGCTTGTAATGACCCTGGCCGGGTATGGAGGGGTGAGGAGCGGTACGATGTGCAGCTGGTGCATGATGATCGGTTGGAGTGGTAGACTGAAGTTAGACATTAACCACGCGggtcgtggtcgtggtcgtggtctggtctggtctTACGAATTGAATACGAATCGCAATGTTATATACCCAGTTAATGCATGGTTCCTGCATTGTTACATCTACATCCTGTAGCCGCCTAGACTCGGAGGTAAATCCTCCACATGGGTGCCCCAAGCGCTCTCAGCCGGCCCCAGCTCAAGTTCCAGAACGCCCCCGTCCACGAAAAAATCATGCGAGATCCAGTTCTTCGTCCAGGGCTTGCCGTCGCGTTTCGCACTTTGGATGTAGATCGCCTTGTAGCTGGGGTCGAAATTGGTGTTCCGCACGGTTGCCACCTTGCCCGTCACCTGGTTGCGGATGCTGACCTccttgaagaatggcggaGTGATCAGGTAGACGTCCTGTCCGTGGACCGGAAAGAGACCCATCATGCTCAGCACGGCGAATGCGCCCATCGCGCCGCCGTCGTCGTTCCCCGGGATTCCTGGGATGGTTGCGTTGAACTGGGATGGGATGTAGAAGTGTGCTCGCGCAGCGGAGAGGCCAGGTCGGCCGGAATAGTGGAATTGGAAAGCCGGCAGGAAAGCTTGTTCGTCGCCCACGTAGAGAATCCCCGAATCATGCAGGTAAGACAGTCGCGAGGTGAATGTCTCTGGACCGCCGAGACGGGTGATGAGAGAGGCCATATCGTGCGGTACGTAGCTGAGGGCAGCGGGTCAGTGGCCATCTTTGTTTCTGTGCTTCACAAAACGAAGGATGGAAACTCACAATGTGTAGAGCCAGCAGCTCCCCTCGTAGGTCTCGTGTCCAGCGGGATTGAGATAGCACGAGGTAAAGTTGTACAGCGGACTACAAAAGATCGGATCCTGGAATCCCCATGTTCCGTTGAGGTAGCGCGGCTGTAGGAACCCGGCAAAGCCTGTGTCCAACCCGTTGATGTACGACCTCTGATCCTCTTTAAACATGTTCTGCCAGTTAGTCGAGCGTTGAATGTACTTTTCAAAGTCGGCGTCATGGCCCAGCCGCTTGGCCAGCGCCGCAATGCAAAAGTCATTGTACGCGTACTCCACCGTCCGCGAGATACTGCGCGTATGCGTGCCAATCCCATACGGATCATAATCATCGGTCGGGATATACCCGAGGGTCTTCCAGCTCTGGAGGCCCCCTCGGCCTTCTACATTCCAGTTGGCTGGCTCGACTTCTGCGTCCTTGACCACAGCTTCATAAGCGGTAGCCCAGTCTACATCACTGACGTTCTTGAGATATGCGTCAGCAATGAGAACGTCGGCGTTGGAGCCTCCCTGAGTGAACCCCTTGCACAGCGACATGCGGCAGTCTGGGAGATATCCCTCGTGGCGGTAAATGTCTACCAGACTCCGGATCATCCGTGACTGCGAGATAGGGTCGAGCAATGTGAGCAACTGATGCACCCCACGATATGAGTCCCAGATGCAATAGTAGCTGTCGTAGTACGGCTCCTCACTCTGCCACAGCGGATTCTCTCCCGTGTAATCCTGGGGACTGATCATGGTACGGTACACTCCGCTCCAAAACACTTTCTGAAGATCAGCAGAGACGCTCTCTGCGTCAACCTCAATCACCTGCAACTTCTCTCTCCATGCTTTTTCGGCCGCAGATACCGTGCcgtcaaagtcaaagtcCGGCTGCTCTCTTTCTGCATTGGAACATGCTTGTTCGACGCTGATGAAGCTCACCCCAACCCTGGCCAAAATGGTTTTGTCGGCTGGGGCATGGAATCGGGCAAAAGTTCCAGCAGAAAGAGTCGACGCGGTGTTTGTGCCATCCGGAGTCACCGAGACTGTCGTTTGGTTCGTACCCGCCCGGGTTTTCAGCCACACGCCCGTGTCACGGAGTTCGGCGCCTTTGAAATCAGCACAAAAGTGAAGAACGTAGCTGCCTATCCCAAAGCTCGGATTGAAAGTGCCGTTACCGGTCAATCGTCCCGTCAATGGGTCCACCGAGGCGGTACCGTTCGTGCGGGACTGGGGCAGGTCGATCAAGTCGACTAGAATCACCGGGCTGAGCGGTCCGGAGGCGCCGCTGAATTTGAACCGATACAAGGCTGACCGGTTCGTCACTGTCATCTCGGCATTTACGCCATTCTCCAATGCGATGCTAAAGTAGCCTGGTCGGGCTTTGGGGGAGTTTGGCACCCACGCAACCGCCCgatcaggctgctgccaCTTGCATTGATTGAGGTCATCCCCCGGACAGCTCGCATGAGCAAAGAGGGGGAAATTGCCCAAGGATGGTGATCCACCAGTTCCGCTGTCGTGCATATGGCTAAAGCCGGTCACCACCTGGGTGTCGTATGCGAAGCCAGCTTGATTCTCGCCTTGCGTGTCTGCTACTGCTTTGGCCATGCCAAAGGGCAGTGTCGCTCCGGCGAAGGAATGGCCACCATTTGACGTCCCAATGAGCGGGTCAACATAGTCCAACACGTCAAAGTTCGAATCTCTGTTCTGGTGACCATGCACGAATGTTGATGCAACAAGTGCACTGAGCACGGCCAGCGGAACTCCCTTCGACCAGGAAGATGCCATTTTGGAATAGTCTAGCTCGCAACATGTAATCAAAACTGAGGCATCCACTGTTTTGGTGAAGGAAAAAATCAACTCAGGTTCGATGTGCGCGGCGTAGGCCAAATGATACAAGCATTCCAGGGGCTGGTGGCTGGAAAGGTACGTTTAAACCCCTTCCCCGCGTCAAAACCCTCATTTTCCATGTCACATTGTAGTGACCTTACAACGTAGCAATCACAttgagatcatcatcggcccAGATGCACCCCTCATACTAATGCTAGAAAGCATGCAGCGGAGTGGCTCCGGCCGCCGGGATTAGCAGGGAGAACTTCCCAATGGGGGTTCGGGAAGATGCAATGGCATAAATAGTCTAACTAGTAGTCACTAGTAGCTGCAATGCGGAGAAATCTTTTCAAGAACCCAACCGAAGCCAGTGGAGAGCCTGTTTGCTTTCCCAATGCTCAATCAATTCCCCGCATTGCATGAGCATTGCATGATTGTGCAAGTAGATAATGCTGGAAACCCGGCTATCTACAGGCGAAAGACGGAGGAATGCAACAGTCCCTCATCTGGCATGTGTCTGTTCTCACTTTGAAGAGATTGACATTTTTCGTCCAGAGCGAGTTCTTTAATGTTAGAAGAGGACGCTAACATGGACCAACAGTCGTAGTTGCACTGGACAAGCAAGCTTGAGTGTGGAGCCTGGACTGTCGACAGAGGGTGTGGCATCAACAATTGTGGCTCTTGTGGCTCTGGTAATTGTAGTTTACCAATCATGCGCAACGTGACTCTTCGGGACACGGCCAGATGTCTCCACAATGTCGACTAAAAACTTGTCGAACACAACGGTGGGTGTATGGCTTGTAGACGGGCATTCTGTTTCACTCCCCATCAAGTCGCATGCATACTCTGCTGATGCGACCTG contains:
- a CDS encoding sulfotransferase family protein, producing the protein METFKETLKETLYNLPKPPARTRTKPMQVICVGLPRSATESLAVALRQLGLTPYHGWDISFEENAGYIEGWAKLARAKWNGKEDGEFRVSRAEFDALLGHCDAVVDTAASFFAAELVEAYPEALVILNTRKDMDAWHRSAIKTLLEEIADRWFLWVMRLFCADLFWLWELFVTHGYPGLFRGKSARTAIAKNGRWVYREYCAMIRGLVAPQRLLEWSVEDGWEPLCEFLQKDVPTEAFPRTNDPTKFAGNVERVLKPRYMRAFRNLVLTVSSTVVLTTAIVLGVRGGGVSLNSIRDAGLFSL
- a CDS encoding ferric reductase family protein; protein product: MLSSRAHYMDIPDSGPGVEHHWGYYNRQLPCTTDKGKCDYLDTVYHSHDLSILYSAILWGVILGVLVLCALRRLIRVRRTSHPCPQDAETGKNPPQSFIYRCQQSLKSAYHRHLLRGWLPGIFGHTTGFNILVLLILIAYLTIFSFVGIVYKTWYSPVKGYPNLHQTRVGLGPWADRLGVLAYALTPLAVLLSTRESLLSLLTGIPHHHFLFLHRWLGYIIYIQAVLHTIGWTVIEGKLYQPQPSTWNEFIAQEYMIWGVVAMILLSFLVFCSAQWCVRLTGYEFFRKSHYVVAMVYVGACWGHWAMLSCWMIASLTVWLLDRGVRLLRTALLHTTASGNLRMHIPSAQITSFPNDTDSDVIRLDFTLSYHPWSIGQHFYLCFPDLSIWQSHPMTPCSVPTPGREQTHTYIIRAKAGLTRQLALLARSDQPSTSIVLAGPYGQSILSTELLQKDVNILCIAGGTGVTFVLPVLLQLSRQTGFASRRGLVEFIWVIRRKADMECLQSEMDELVAAAELCANFRSRVFVTREGDASTQAKAQDLEKKVLVSDAMQRTESTASQDGEAPFTVQCMGSNSGDGGFAGVDRHPDVASHVTDFVARTVRGPTRVLASGPTGLVTDLRRAIAACNDPGRVWRGEERYDVQLVHDDRLEW
- a CDS encoding glycoside hydrolase family 92 protein, which translates into the protein MASSWSKGVPLAVLSALVASTFVHGHQNRDSNFDVLDYVDPLIGTSNGGHSFAGATLPFGMAKAVADTQGENQAGFAYDTQVVTGFSHMHDSGTGGSPSLGNFPLFAHASCPGDDLNQCKWQQPDRAVAWVPNSPKARPGYFSIALENGVNAEMTVTNRSALYRFKFSGASGPLSPVILVDLIDLPQSRTNGTASVDPLTGRLTGNGTFNPSFGIGSYVLHFCADFKGAELRDTGVWLKTRAGTNQTTVSVTPDGTNTASTLSAGTFARFHAPADKTILARVGVSFISVEQACSNAEREQPDFDFDGTVSAAEKAWREKLQVIEVDAESVSADLQKVFWSGVYRTMISPQDYTGENPLWQSEEPYYDSYYCIWDSYRGVHQLLTLLDPISQSRMIRSLVDIYRHEGYLPDCRMSLCKGFTQGGSNADVLIADAYLKNVSDVDWATAYEAVVKDAEVEPANWNVEGRGGLQSWKTLGYIPTDDYDPYGIGTHTRSISRTVEYAYNDFCIAALAKRLGHDADFEKYIQRSTNWQNMFKEDQRSYINGLDTGFAGFLQPRYLNGTWGFQDPIFCSPLYNFTSCYLNPAGHETYEGSCWLYTFYVPHDMASLITRLGGPETFTSRLSYLHDSGILYVGDEQAFLPAFQFHYSGRPGLSAARAHFYIPSQFNATIPGIPGNDDGGAMGAFAVLSMMGLFPVHGQDVYLITPPFFKEVSIRNQVTGKVATVRNTNFDPSYKAIYIQSAKRDGKPWTKNWISHDFFVDGGVLELELGPAESAWGTHVEDLPPSLGGYRM